A section of the Rummeliibacillus pycnus genome encodes:
- the sigG gene encoding RNA polymerase sporulation sigma factor SigG has protein sequence MRTKVEICGVDTSTLPVLKHEEMRQLFVALQSGQEEVREQLVMGNLRLVLSIVGRFAYRGEQADDLFQVGCIGLLKSIDHFDLSHNVRFSTYAVPMIIGEIRRHLRDHHPLRVSRSLRDIAYKAMQAKEQFLTEELREPNLTDLARMTGLPQEDILFALDAIQEPMSLHEPIYADGGDPVYMMDQLKDQTVSEDRWLTYVSIKEQIQKLDRRQQNILSKRYYYGHTQTEIAKDLGISQAQISRLEKSALKTIQEQASEKF, from the coding sequence ATGCGAACAAAAGTTGAAATATGTGGTGTTGATACATCCACGTTACCTGTTTTGAAGCATGAAGAAATGCGGCAATTATTTGTTGCATTACAGAGTGGGCAAGAAGAAGTAAGAGAACAACTTGTGATGGGTAACTTACGGTTAGTATTAAGTATTGTTGGTCGTTTTGCTTATAGAGGAGAACAGGCTGATGATTTATTTCAAGTAGGATGTATTGGTCTATTAAAGTCAATCGATCATTTTGACTTATCACATAATGTTCGATTTTCAACCTATGCAGTACCCATGATTATAGGTGAAATTAGAAGACATTTAAGAGATCATCATCCACTACGTGTTTCTAGATCATTACGTGATATTGCATATAAAGCTATGCAAGCTAAAGAACAATTTTTGACTGAAGAATTACGTGAACCTAATTTAACTGATTTAGCACGAATGACAGGTTTACCACAAGAAGACATATTATTTGCACTTGATGCTATTCAAGAGCCGATGTCATTACATGAGCCTATTTACGCTGATGGTGGAGACCCCGTTTATATGATGGATCAGTTAAAAGATCAAACTGTATCAGAAGATCGTTGGTTAACGTATGTATCCATTAAAGAACAAATACAAAAGTTAGATAGGAGACAACAAAATATATTGTCTAAACGATATTATTATGGCCATACTCAAACAGAAATTGCGAAAGATTTAGGAATTTCACAAGCGCAAATTTCTAGATTAGAAAAAAGTGCGCTTAAAACCATTCAAGAACAAGCAAGTGAAAAGTTTTAA
- a CDS encoding sigma-E processing peptidase SpoIIGA has product MYGEVLILINALFNYVILSFTNSICYMQQKRVRLIISAFLAGIWIVIFGHHFLMMVIAFVLMITTAFGLQIRKWWKGALMCFVGALFAGGLFTAFEPLWINTSVFTLFIISGVVSTAGLLLLKNRLQVARGDTLQQRLVQLCELRLGEITISLKCFIDTGNTTVEPLSGKPVHFVRYKAIEDYLPEKLKMALFQWDVKEPYDLEMFPEKYRKKVAVIPITTVQEKKTYSLAFRYDKWIILDEETRPISPGFFIITIQNTPFPQEADAILHFTALYHI; this is encoded by the coding sequence TTGTATGGCGAAGTATTGATACTAATTAATGCGTTATTTAACTATGTTATTCTTTCCTTTACCAATTCAATTTGTTATATGCAACAAAAAAGAGTGCGACTAATAATCAGTGCTTTTCTAGCTGGTATTTGGATCGTTATTTTTGGACACCATTTTCTCATGATGGTTATTGCGTTTGTTTTAATGATTACAACTGCTTTTGGCTTGCAAATTCGCAAATGGTGGAAGGGAGCGCTTATGTGCTTTGTCGGGGCTCTGTTTGCAGGAGGATTATTTACAGCATTCGAGCCTTTGTGGATAAATACATCAGTATTTACTTTGTTCATTATAAGCGGAGTTGTATCAACAGCAGGATTATTATTATTAAAAAATCGATTGCAAGTTGCAAGGGGAGATACCTTGCAACAACGTCTAGTTCAATTATGTGAATTGCGTTTAGGAGAAATTACAATTTCTCTAAAATGTTTTATAGATACAGGAAATACGACAGTTGAGCCGTTATCTGGAAAACCTGTTCATTTTGTACGTTATAAAGCAATAGAAGACTATTTACCAGAAAAATTAAAAATGGCGTTGTTTCAATGGGATGTCAAGGAGCCATATGATTTGGAAATGTTTCCAGAAAAGTATCGAAAAAAAGTGGCTGTTATTCCAATTACAACTGTTCAAGAGAAAAAGACTTATAGCTTAGCTTTTCGTTATGATAAATGGATTATTTTAGATGAAGAGACTCGCCCAATATCACCTGGTTTTTTTATTATTACTATTCAAAACACCCCGTTTCCACAAGAGGCAGATGCCATACTACATTTTACTGCTTTATATCACATTTAA
- the sigE gene encoding RNA polymerase sporulation sigma factor SigE, translating into MIRRFWRWLVEAIASFRQTGTFYIGSHESLPTPLKKEEEQEMITAFKNGDMHARDILIEHNLRLVVYIARRFDNAKTPIEDLISIGSIGLIKAIETFNADKKIKLATYASRCIENEILMHLRKTSRMKGEVSLDEPLNSDGDGNELLLSDILGTDEHLITDDVEKKMERQHMFHAIQKLDERERYIMECRFGLAGKEEMTQKEVADHLGISQSYISRLEKKIIQELRNHLNQLTS; encoded by the coding sequence ATGATTCGTCGATTTTGGCGTTGGTTAGTAGAAGCAATTGCAAGCTTTAGGCAAACTGGAACATTTTATATCGGTAGTCATGAATCCTTGCCTACACCTTTGAAAAAAGAGGAGGAGCAAGAGATGATTACTGCTTTCAAGAATGGCGACATGCATGCGAGAGATATATTAATCGAGCATAATTTAAGATTAGTTGTCTATATCGCAAGAAGATTTGATAATGCAAAAACCCCTATTGAAGATCTAATCAGTATTGGTTCAATTGGGTTGATTAAAGCAATTGAAACTTTTAATGCAGATAAAAAAATTAAACTAGCTACATACGCATCAAGATGTATTGAAAATGAAATTTTAATGCATTTGCGTAAAACAAGCCGTATGAAAGGTGAGGTCTCATTAGACGAACCTTTAAACTCAGATGGAGATGGTAATGAGTTACTGCTATCGGATATATTAGGTACAGATGAGCATTTAATCACGGATGATGTAGAAAAAAAGATGGAACGTCAGCATATGTTTCATGCTATCCAAAAATTAGATGAAAGAGAACGATATATCATGGAGTGTCGTTTTGGACTTGCAGGAAAAGAAGAAATGACACAAAAGGAAGTAGCAGATCATTTAGGCATTTCTCAATCTTATATATCCCGATTAGAAAAGAAAATTATTCAAGAATTGCGTAATCATTTGAATCAATTGACATCATAA